A segment of the Bactrocera neohumeralis isolate Rockhampton chromosome 3, APGP_CSIRO_Bneo_wtdbg2-racon-allhic-juicebox.fasta_v2, whole genome shotgun sequence genome:
tcattcaccggagtgaataatAGTACTctgcgacggagtctctctcccaccacgaatcccacaccaaacttgcgctcctttatatggccactgtagtaaatgtcacaaggacctactcgtctctgtccttgtcccgtccatcgcatttcttggacggcggtgatgtcagtctatattttcacgaggacatcaaccagctgggcagcggcactcGGAATTCTCGAAGACGTTGAACGTTTAAAGTACCTACATTAAACTTTGATGCCAAAGATAACATTGAGATTATTATGTAGCAAGAGTGTGATATAACTGATCCACATCTAACTTTAAATATGTCTGATGAAACCTAGAAAGACATTGTCAAAAACGGTCTTGGTACATGTCAGAATATTGCAGATTTTCTATGCCACACCCAAGCTGTGGAGCGCTGCATCAAGTTGGTAACTGAAACATCGTGTGTAGTTTGTGGGGAAAATTAACGATATAGTTTCATTAGAGAGCAAGACTGCTATCACGTCAACGAATGTctcatttcaatacaaaaaaaaacagtttgatgtttagtattttagtattttaagtatttaatgtaagagaatatttttcgtaataaatttttagttttatttaaatgtttgactGTACTGGGGCACTGAAAAAATGTaacacaaagcaaaaaatattcacttttgataaactgcaaaaaatttttgttcattcataccattccaaagatattgcattttttgttccCCACCtctcttaaaacgtatggcGTATCGATCGTTGCGCAGTGCGCTCGTAAGCTCCCGACATCTGTGCCGCAAGAAAAGCATAAGCGGAACGATCGCATATTGCGCAACGATCGGTGTGCCATTATTGATTTATACTATTCGAATACTCGTAACATTGCGTCGTAACTCTGTAACTATTCGAATTATTGCTCTGCTGCGGGCATTTGAAGAATttataattgttaaaaatccaaGCATcctttgaattttgattttaaaaatatgaaaatgccaCTCGTGCACGTTGacaaaaattgtagaatttgaACGTTTACTATTCGAATAATAGACAACAAACTGTTAACCGGATAGTGGAAAATCAGCAGTTAATCGATAGTCGACGATATAGCACTATCcgaatattattattcgaataatGCCTTACCCGGCTAATCCGGTTAGACGATTGTTCGAATATCAAGACCTCTTATATCAACTTTAATGATAAAGGTTACAttactttgtttaattttgatACCCTGCGTaggatatattaaatttgtcatgAAATGTGTAACACGCATAATGATATATTGTCAATAGACGTCGTTACCACGTAAGAATACCAcgtaagccaccaatgaaatatGTGAAGTTTGCGGAGACGATtatgtatcagttcgtgtatcacaacaatggttcgctcgcttccgttttggaaatttcgaaattctgaTTTACATTGATGAAAGTTATACACTGTTGTCtgtatataacataaaataaaacaatatgtttttacttggcagcactatgtgcttatgttgagctttattacaaaactgaaAACTTAATTCTATTGCAAGCCACCATCAAGCTTAGCTCGAGCCCTATTAAGTGCCTAGTCACCAAATTAGgtttgcgcgtgtttcgctcaccTACCTAATAATTGGGAGAACGGATGCGCGTGTAGCGCATTCCATTGAGCTAAGATTGCAATAGGAGTCTCAACTGTAAGTTGACTCCTAATTGTGCAGATATTGTTGTCAGcgaatttatatgaatttatattgtgttaactcctccctccGAAATTCCAATCGCCCCCATTGGTTTTTAAAAGTATGGTAGGTCGTTAAGACTTTTATGTTTTGTTACTTTTCTTGTCGGCATATGAATTGCTTCCGCGTTTTGAATAGTGATTTCGGCAATTTTCCGTGTCCGAATTTTAAGAGTTATAATTATGATTATAACAACGACCAAAATACCGAAATGAGTTAGCATACTAGACTTGACTAGTAAATTTAGAgagctaatttttttatattttttaatattaagcaCTCTCATAAACTTTAGAGATAGTACTTCTTCGTACTCGGATCGAGAATTTGAATTATGGATTAATGCTGGCAATGGTCTCAGGCTGTGAGCTTCGATGgcagtaaaatttaaattgttaatttttattgtttcattaaaaaattttacaataaatgaCATACATTattacttatatgtatttaaatttccttgaaagttatttagtaaaattaatcCTGCTTTTAGTTCTTCAATGTTTCTTACATGATCAGTATTTGtaataatacaaaaagtttgttttctatcaaatttttaatacaattttcgttttttaaattttcaatttggtcttgtttgcaaatttttacattatttatttatttacaatcatTTTCTATTCCATAgtaattttcattacatttcaaaacgttttcaaattttaatttcaaaattgttccatttttgcttattcttcttcttcttaattggcgtagaaaccgcttaagcgattatagccgagttaacaacagcgcgccagtcgtttcttcttttcgctacgtggcgccaattggatattccaagcgaagcccggtccttctccacttggtccttccaacggagtggaaagGGCTTCCCCTTCCTCCCCTTCCCCCCGGGGGGGGTGGAAATGTTTTTCCATCCGGGCAAATGCCAAAAAGGAAACGCgtctttttaatttagaaaagcCTTCTCCTTTTTTTCCCCCGGGGGCAGTTCTCGTTTTCCCTCGAATGCGGATTTGCCGTGGGAACATTTAAAAACCTAAATCTTTTGCAGgggctttttaaaaaatgagGTCGACTTATCCGTTGTGGGCATTTTTCAAGAAATCTGTATTCGGGGGACGGGTTTTGGTGACTTTTTagagttttggtttttttttgtcgaaaaggacttttctttcaaaattgcCTCTCAGTCCGAAAGGGAGACCCGTTGGCAAAGTTATCCTGCCCTTGGAAATTTCCCGGGCGGGCATTTTTTGGTGGTGTTTCCTGGTTCCAAAAGACAGGAAATTTTCTACACTTCAAAATTAAGGGTTTTCCAAAAGTGAGGGAAGTCAATTGGGaaagcgacgactgtttgtttgatgatggGGATATTTTTTCCTTTCCCTGTTCACTGCCCGACCCATTTTCTTCTTTTGGCCAGCCCGGGAAAAAACCCGAACAAAACCCCTAAAATGGggggccgatgatatcaatatcatcggcatccCACAACCTTAAGAAAaccttatagaagatggtattTCCCATTTTAGTTCTGGCTCGAAACCATTTTTCTCCAAAACGGGTTGAAAAGGGCGCACCCAAGAACCCCCCTTTTCCAAACCCCGTTTGGACCCAACGGCCTTAGAGGTCCGATCCCCAACGGGCCGGTGTTACTTTTAACGTGGTTTACAGCGGCCCTTTGTTTTGGGGGGTCCAAAATTTAGACATCCGGGGGCGTAAGGGAGCCCTTTTTTTGCTGTCAAAACAGCCtttaaatcgacgaagaaaggggggtgtgtcgattctccttttacgggtcttttccaagatttggcgcatgatgaatatctggtcggttgtttatTTTCCGGGGCNNNNNNNNNNNNNNNNNNNNNNNNNNNNNNNNNNNNNNNNNNNNNNNNNNNNNNNNNNNNNNNNNNNNNNNNNNNNNNNNNNNNNNNNNNNNNNNNNNNNTTTTCCCCCAAATACTTGATGGAAAACCGACCAATATTGCGCAACCTCTTCTGGCTTCAAAAAAAGTTCAATCTGAAATTGATCCTTCGTCTGCCCCCATAaatttttcactgaataatttttaattttcggcggaataaaaaagcaagcgaccaaAGAACggttcaaaaattaacaaatcaaaatattgaaaaaaaaaaaataaaaattaaaaaaaatgtgcatggaaaattttttttttaattgccccAATTTCCATTTTCCCTCCGGggttttttgtttctaaatttccgatccacaaaaaacaaaaaaatttcatcggTTGGTTAAAAGTTCtcagtttaaaacaaaaaattcttttttatataacgtTTATGGGAAAAGGAAAAAAGCTGTTTAGGGTTCTTATTCGGATTTTCCCAAAAAACCATCTTTAAACTTAaacgcatttaaaaaaaattccccaaaTTGGTCGGGCGTTATTATTTGGGGTACTACAGtttgacgattttttttattcatattagaaatatgtatattttcttttttttttaaataaaacaataaataaaaataaaaaaagatgatttttattttctcctgAACATCAGGCGATAAAAAAAAGGTGATATTAAAATagttatcttttaaaaaatctCTTGCTAATATCggtgatttttaaaatttttttaaaaaaacgcaaaaatttgcaaaatctcatcggttctttttGAAACGTTAGTTGGTTCATGACATTCTTTGaagattttcatttaaatgttggcGCTGCGTTTGGTGCCCTTCGGAAGGGTAAattttttgggccttttttttacttttccccAATAGGGAATTTCCCAAAATTTGTTTTCCCAAACGGCTTATTTCTTGGAACTTTAGACCGGcgtccccaaaaaaaaatagtcaaagGCTTTAAAACCCCAGATCGGGGGCCCTTTTCGGTCCTTTTTGGGAAATTGTTCCCCAATTTTTCCCCTCAAAATCCAGTATGATGTGTGGCATTAGCGATCTTTTGGGGCCCATGTAAAAGTTCTTTTCCCCTTTTGGCAACAAAGTTTGTCCCAAAACGTTGGATCGCCTTTCCCCGTAACTTGCGTCCGCTCTTTGAAAAAAACGGTCAATGATTAAGCGTACAAACCACCCAAACATGCATTTTGGATGGGGGGTTGCCCCGATCtgcgttctttttttttaaactattttttgaacCCACAAAACCCCAAAAAGAACAACTATTCCGGgggaaaaacatttaaaaatttgaattggcCTCGAAAATTGCCCGGAACCCAAGGCAACGcggattttgtttttcaaaagaaaaatttaataatctcGTTTCAAAAAGAACcctgaattttaaattttcgttttttaaaaattaagcctTAAATCCCCTTTTTTGAAGCCAAATAGGGGGTTTTTGTGATGAATTTATTAAACTTGGGTCCGGTTTTTAAATGATGTTCTCTTGGGTTTACTCATCAGACAAggcatttttggttttttcaacTCTGGTTTATCTCCTTctcctttttttcatttaaatacaaaagttgtTAAGTTGggaaatttccctttttttttcctttcaaaaaaggaaatttcatcattctttttttaaaaattttccactaaaagatataacctaaaataaaaatttaagacgTTTGGAATTTGTTTTAATCCCCATTTCGATTCAGTGAAATTTAAgggttttaatattaaaaacccgatttgaaacaatttatcaaaaaattttttttataccaaaaattaatcttttatttttttatcatatggtttaaaaaaatgattatttataataagcttTTTCTTCAATAAGAAGATACAATACTGCTTTAAGTAAAAGCCTGGATATTAGGCATGCTGTCAATTATTCTCTAAGCATAGACCTTTGTTTCTGCAAATATTTAGTAAGCTGTAGATCTGAGCAAAGCTTGTATTTTATAAGCATATTatcatttttaacaattattgaGTTGGATTTAAAACCACTCAAGccaattcattttgaaaattgtgagCCTTTTCAACCTAAGCTCGAAAATGTCTTACGTAGTTAACAACACTCTTTTCACAGTTGCAGAACTAGAAGTCGAAACCTATCGACGTCTCTATATCGATAATTATCTATTGATATTATACCATTAGTATATCGAAAGGTATTGCGAGCAGACAAAAGGAATCGACATCAAGAGATTATTTATCTAAACAAATTGATAAGCACTGTCTATATCTATTTTTTCATTGTGGTGTACATGTTTTCCAGCattgtatttatattacatTGACTATTTTTGCGaaagtaaactaaaaaagtgCTTGACAACATTTTTACGCGTAATAACATAAAACACCTATaactacaataaaataaaatataaaaagaaataagttaGAACTGTGATTTGCGTGCATATTACTATTGCCAGTGGTAATTTGTTAATAATGAGAAGAACAAAATATCTGCAGAAGGTAATAAATGTATTAAGGAAAAAAGTTAACAGAAAACTAATGACCCGGtgagtaaatatatatgcacattttttatcgaaacacacttactaatttatttaatttttttagcgaAATTTGACTCGAATTCCGCAAAAGTTTAAATGAGGGTAAATATATGTATCGAGATAGTTCCGGGGGCGGTACATATCGATAATATTTCCCATGTAATCCGGTAATATTTGCGGCCACTAGTTTTGCAACAgatgatttttaaaaagtaagaagtgccaaaagtgaaaattgaaaatctgtTTGGCTAAATCaacattattaaaacaaataaagaaaaaaaggaatAGCAGCAAAGTGAGAAAGGAGTTTTTGTACAAGATGAGTAAGGTAAGCAAGCGTCACCTAGGAGAATAATAAGTagggaaagaaaaaagaatcgtgaaaagttaagactaggTAGAAATTACGCTGTCGATAGTGTCGAAACCACTTCACCTGGGATTGCTGGAAATGTAGAGGAGGTTCTACCATATGTGCCAAGTCGCTCAGTGGAAGTCCCATTTCAGCAGAAATTGAAATGTGGTCAATTCGTAATAAAATAAGCCACAAAAGCCTTTCTGAGCCTTTGCACTTCTTGCAgcagaaaatattaaagtacCTAAAAGTGCACAATCTCTATTAAGAAATAAGCCCCAGTTAATGGTGCAAAATATAAGCCCGggacttttttgtaattttggcaTTAAGGCGCAGCTATATAAAATTGGGGAAAAATTGCTTGATTATAACACCATAATTGCAGATATAAATATTGACGGTCTACCCTTGTACCGTAGTAGTAGGATGCAATTGTGGCCACATTCTTCTGAGTTGTTAATGTGCAGAATGTATCTGTTTTTGCCACAGGTATGTATGCTTGGGAAACAGTAAGCCTAATTCTATAgatgaatttttaaatgaatttattgaagaaGTCAGTGACCTTCAAACTAATGGGTTTGAATATAGTGGGCGTTACATCGCTTTTAAAATACGGGCATTTGTTTGCGATGCTCCAGCAAAAGCTTTCCTTTGTGGAATACCTGGCCACACATCTAGACATGGTTGCCCGAAGTGCAATCAAGTCGGGAGGAAAAAGGATGGCGTATTAACCTATAGCACGAAAGCCGGAGTAACAGTATCCAATCGGGATTTTTAGATCGCAAGTACCCCAATAAACATCTATCTCTTTTCAAAGAGAATTTATCTCcactggaaaaaattaatattaacatgATCTCTCAAGTTCCTCTTGATGTTATgcatttaatcgatttaggggTCATGCGAAAGTTTATTTTAcgagtaataaataataaatcaaattacaaatttaaaaaagaaactaaaTTGTATTTATCCAAAAAAATAGTAGCGTTATCTTCGTACATCACCAGGGAATTTGTTCGTAAACCAAGAACTGTAGATGAAATAGCGAATTGGAAAGCGATTGAGTTCCgcatgtttcttttttattatggaATTTATGTCTTCAAAGATGAGCTTTCGGGTGATGTATATTACGAATTCCTCCTATTGCATTGCGCGTGTAGGTTATTATTCTGCCCAAAAAACTATAACTCTAACATTGATGTAGCGGGAAATATGTTAAAGTTATTCGTGGAAAATTTTGCTGTTGTGTTTGGGGAAAACAGTATTTCGTACAATGTACACTCCCTTTTTCATATTTCAGAAGACGTTAAAGAGCTAGGTATTCCATCGAGTTACTCTGCATATTCCTTTGAAACccatttacaaattttgaagTCATATGTGAAAAAACCGAcacaaatattacaacaaatacataatATGATGAAACATGAAGAAATTGTGGTGGCCCCAAAATTTActggttttaaaataaaaaataacattatagTGAGTTTGAATTATAAAGAATTTATGTTATCTAATAAAAGCCCAAATAGTTACTGTTCCGTAAAACCATTTCAGTACATAAGAATTGAGGAATTTAAAGACATTAACAGCAAAGTTATCAAAGGAAAGAGATTTTTACACCTAGAAAGCTATTTCACAGAGCCCATTGATTCGTATACTATGGGAATATGTACTGCGGACCATATTCTGTCATCTGATATAGAGGAGTTTTCTCTGGATGATGTAGAGTATAAATTAATGTGTATCCCTCTTCTAGAGAAAGTTCTTCTTATTCCAATATTACATACTTGCATGTAACCTTCGTTTATTgtaatagttaattttttatcattttttttatggaaacaattactaatttttcttttcttcttgaGCATTTCAAAAACTATGGAGCACCAAATCCCAAAACGTCGACCACAGCAATTCCAATGAAAAAGGCAAGATGTAGGTATTCATCATTTAACAATTATAATCCGTAattcataaaaacttaaaacaaactTTGCTTTACAGATGGCATTGACACTGCCCACCTTGGACAAAACATTAGTGTATCCAGTGAATGCACTATAGGTGAAGACATCTTCGAAAATGTATTTAGAAAACTACTATTACACTTaaaatgcattaatttttaGAATCACGTGGGATCAGCGTTTCAACGTCGGCCACTAAATATACCAATGGTAAATTCTTTTAGTAAtagtaaatttgaatttgtatgTTCGTCTATGATTCGATAATCTGTACTCTGgagcatttaaatttattgttttagaaTCCAACCAAGGCGTGTTTGAAGTTGTTTGCTGCAGCCACTGCAACACGTTTGAAAAGCAGTTACAGGATATTGGCAAAAAATTAGACGACCTGCAATTGATAGTCGAAGCACAGAATACTGCTATAATGGATGCAATAGCGGTCCAAAAGGTGGCGACTGAGAAATTGATTCACcaagaatcaaaaaatgcacCCATCACAAAATATTTCCCAATAAGTGACGTCCCAGAAATGCATCAGTTGGAGGAAAAAATTACCCCTACTAACAGAGatgtatatgtaagttaatttgatatatagatttatatCATAGCTcagtttacaaatattatttaaacatattttataggaaTCTGCGATGTCTGCTATTTTATGCAACAATCTCAGAAATATAAGGCTGCTGTTAAATAAGGACGTCATAGCGTCAATAAACGTGGATGGTTCACATGGAAAGATAAGCTTAAAAtctttcccaaatttttatgcTTCATTGACTGGTAAGATAAATATTCCATACCATtgttttacacatatgtatgtttttatttcaagttaAATTAAATCTTCTTTTTCATTTAGGAGCCATTGCCAAATTACCATTTAAGGGATTGTCGCCGGAG
Coding sequences within it:
- the LOC126753473 gene encoding uncharacterized protein LOC126753473; translation: MKKARYGIDTAHLGQNISVSSECTIESRGISVSTSATKYTNESNQGVFEVVCCSHCNTFEKQLQDIGKKLDDLQLIVEAQNTAIMDAIAVQKVATEKLIHQESKNAPITKYFPISDVPEMHQLEEKITPTNRDVYESAMSAILCNNLRNIRLLLNKDVIASINVDGSHGKISLKSFPNFYASLTGAIAKLPFKGLSPEDALRKAIAFEKAKCFKKAYRQKKKNSAS